One genomic region from Prunus persica cultivar Lovell chromosome G3, Prunus_persica_NCBIv2, whole genome shotgun sequence encodes:
- the LOC18782569 gene encoding pentatricopeptide repeat-containing protein At3g02330 isoform X5: protein MRHLHSKESMRWSAFFVQHVFAFSSAVRKKDLQRNFGLGLKSLYQQTQQPIYSFSTLAQNQTTPTKNFKTFSHIFQQCSHGRAPNPGKQAHARMIVSGFEPTVFVTNCLIQMYVKCGVLEYASKVFDGMPQRDTVSWNTMIFGYAESGNMGFAQSCFDVMPERDVVSWNSLISGYLQNGDYHKSIEVYVNMGNVGVEFDCTTTAMVLKACSVMEEIGLGIQIHCVSVKMGFDIDMVTGSALVDMYGKCKELDCSLRVFRELPEKNWVCWSSVIAGSVQNDQFVKGIDLFKEMQKAGVGVSQSIYASVFRSCAGLSAYRLGTQFHVHAIKTDFLYDVIVGTATLDMYAKCGSMSDARKIFNLMPNRSLQSYNATIVGYARNEHGFEALELFLLLLKSGLGFDEITLSGALSACAVIKGHLEGLQLQALVVKSSLRSNICVANAILDMYGKCGDLFGASRVFDEMVSRDAVSWNAIIAAHGQNENEKETLSFFVSMLRSRMEPDEFTFGSVLKVCAAQHSLNYGMEIHSRIFKSGMGMNLFIGGALVDMYCKCGMMEEAEKIHDRTEEQTMVSWNAIISGFSLHKQNEDAQRYFSQMLEMGAEPDNFTYATVLDTCANLATVGLGRQIHAQIIKHELQLDVYITSTLVDMYSKCGNMQDSYLMFKKAPKRDAVTWNAMISGYANFGLGEDALRIFENMQLENVKPNHSTFVSILRACGHIGQVEKGLHYFRTMRNDYGLHPQLEHYSCMVDIIGRSGQVHEALRLIQDMPFEADDIIWRTLLSICKLHGNVEVAEKAASSILQLDPQDSSTYVLLSNIYAEAGMWGEVSKMRKTMKHSKLKKEPGCSWIEVKDELHAFLVGDKAHPRCNEVYEKLDLLVAEMMRVGYRPEIDALLDEEMEEQELEDKLKIRQDPSFHGLGMSSPSLSFYLRVHTEDQPPNCT from the exons ATGAGGCATCTACATTCCAAAGAAAG CATGCGGTGGAGTGCATTTTTTGTTCAGCATGTATTCGCTTTTTCGAGTGCTGTCCGCAAGAAGGACTTGCAG AGAAACTTTGGTCTGGGCTTGAAATCTCTTTACCAACAAACACAACAACCCATTTACTCATTTTCTACTCTTGCACAGAACCAAACAACACCCACCAAGAATTTCAAAACATTCTCCCACATTTTCCAGCAATGCTCCCATGGCAGAGCTCCGAATCCAGGAAAACAAGCCCACGCTCGCATGATAGTTTCTGGGTTTGAGCCCACTGTCTTTGTTACAAATTGTTTGATCCAAATGTACGTAAAGTGTGGCGTTTTGGAATATGCAAGTAAGGTGTTTGATGGAATGCCGCAGCGGGACACGGTCTCGTGGAACACCATGATTTTTGGGTATGCTGAGAGTGGAAACATGGGGTTTGCGCAGTCTTGTTTTGATGTTATGCCCGAGAGAGATGTGGTCTCTTGGAATTCTTTGATTTCAGGGTACTTGCAGAATGGTGACTATCATAAGTCTATTGAAGTTTATGTGAATATGGGGAATGTGGGTGTGGAATTCGACTGTACTACGACTGCTATGGTTCTGAAAGCATGTTCTGTTATGGAAGAGATTGGTTTGGGGATTCAAATTCATTGTGTTTCAGTCAAGATGGGTTTTGATATTGATATGGTCACAGGAAGTGCTTTAGTAGATATGTATGGGAAGTGTAAGGAACTGGATTGCTCACTTCGGGTTTTCCGTGAATTGCCTGAAAAGAATTGGGTTTGTTGGAGCTCTGTGATTGCAGGTTCTGTTCAGAATGACCAGTTTGTCAAGGGTATAGATCTGTTTAAGGAGATGCAGAAAGCAGGAGTCGGGGTAAGCCAATCTATCTATGCTAGTGTCTTCAGGTCCTGTGCAGGATTATCTGCATATAGGTTAGGCACTCAGTTTCATGTACATGCTATAAAGACAGACTTCCTATATGATGTGATAGTTGGAACTGCCACATTGGACATGTATGCAAAATGTGGCAGTATGTCTGATGCTAGAAAGATATTCAACTTGATGCCAAATCGTAGTTTGCAGTCATATAATGCAACTATTGTTGGCTATGCTCGAAATGAGCATGGTTTTGAAGCTCTTGAGTTATTTCTGCTTTTGCTGAAGTCTGGTCTTGGTTTTGATGAGATAACATTATCTGGTGCACTCAGTGCTTGTGCAGTGATCAAGGGGCATTTGGAGGGGCTTCAACTGCAAGCATTAGTGGTTAAGAGTAGCTTGAGATCAAATATATGTGTAGCAAATGCCATTTTGGACATGTATGGTAAATGTGGAGATCTGTTTGGGGCCTCTCGCGTGTTTGATGAGATGGTAAGTAGAGATGCTGTGTCTTGGAATGCAATTATTGCAGCTCATGGAcagaatgaaaatgaaaaggagaCACTTTCATTCTTCGTTTCCATGCTCCGCTCAAGGATGGAGCCGGATGAGTTCACCTTTGGCAGTGTTCTAAAAGTGTGTGCGGCTCAACATTCTTTAAATTATGGGATGGAAATCCATAGCAGAATTTTTAAATCTGGAATGGGCATGAACTTGTTTATTGGAGGTGCCCTTGTCGATATGTACTGCAAGTGCGGAATGATGGAAGAGGCAGAAAAGATACATGACAGAACAGAAGAACAAACCATGGTTTCATGGAATGCAATCATATCTGGTTTCTCACTACATAAGCAAAATGAGGATGCACAGAGATATTTCTCTCAGATGTTGGAAATGGGTGCAGAACCTGATAACTTCACATACGCAACGGTTCTTGATACCTGTGCTAATTTGGCTACTGTTGGACTTGGGAGGCAGATCCATGCTCAGATTATCAAGCATGAATTGCAATTAGATGTATACATAACCAGCACTCTTGTCGATATGTACTCAAAGTGTGGCAACATGCAAGATTCTTATCTAATGTTCAAAAAGGCACCTAAGCGAGATGCTGTTACATGGAATGCCATGATTTCTGGGTATGCAAACTTCGGCCTTGGAGAAGATGCCCTTAGAATTTTTGAGAACATGCAGCTTGAGAATGTTAAGCCAAACCACTCCACTTTTGTTTCAATACTCCGAGCCTGTGGACATATAGGACAAGTTGAAAAGGGTTTGCATTATTTCCGCACAATGCGTAATGACTATGGTTTACACCCTCAATTGGAGCATTACTCATGTATGGTGGATATCATAGGGAGGTCAGGTCAAGTTCATGAGGCCCTGAGGCTTATTCAAGATATGCCTTTCGAAGCTGACGACATTATATGGAGGACGCTGCTTAGCATTTGCAAGCTCCATGGAAATGTAGAAGTGGCTGAAAAAGCAGCCAGCTCTATTTTGCAACTGGATCCTCAAGATTCTTCTACCTATGTTCTACtatcaaatatatatgctGAAGCTGGAATGTGGGGTGAGGTCTCGAAGATGAGGAAAACAATGAAGCATagcaaattgaagaaagaGCCTGGTTGCAGCTGGATTGAGGTGAAAGATGAGTTACATGCATTCCTGGTTGGGGACAAGGCTCATCCAAGATGTAACGAGGTGTATGAGAAGCTCGATTTGCTAGTTGCTGAGATGATGAGAGTTGGATATAGGCCGGAAATTGATGCCCTGCTTGATGAGGAGATGGAAGAACAGGAGCTTGAAGATAAGCTCAAAATTA GACAAGACCCATCGTTTCATGGCCTTGGAATGTCTTCACCGAGTTTGAGCTTTTACTTGAGAGTCCACACAGAGGATCAGCCACCTAATTGTACATGA
- the LOC18782569 gene encoding pentatricopeptide repeat-containing protein At3g02330 isoform X1, producing MVARHKHIPLLEALLRWRESESPKGENEASTFQRKPSMRWSAFFVQHVFAFSSAVRKKDLQRNFGLGLKSLYQQTQQPIYSFSTLAQNQTTPTKNFKTFSHIFQQCSHGRAPNPGKQAHARMIVSGFEPTVFVTNCLIQMYVKCGVLEYASKVFDGMPQRDTVSWNTMIFGYAESGNMGFAQSCFDVMPERDVVSWNSLISGYLQNGDYHKSIEVYVNMGNVGVEFDCTTTAMVLKACSVMEEIGLGIQIHCVSVKMGFDIDMVTGSALVDMYGKCKELDCSLRVFRELPEKNWVCWSSVIAGSVQNDQFVKGIDLFKEMQKAGVGVSQSIYASVFRSCAGLSAYRLGTQFHVHAIKTDFLYDVIVGTATLDMYAKCGSMSDARKIFNLMPNRSLQSYNATIVGYARNEHGFEALELFLLLLKSGLGFDEITLSGALSACAVIKGHLEGLQLQALVVKSSLRSNICVANAILDMYGKCGDLFGASRVFDEMVSRDAVSWNAIIAAHGQNENEKETLSFFVSMLRSRMEPDEFTFGSVLKVCAAQHSLNYGMEIHSRIFKSGMGMNLFIGGALVDMYCKCGMMEEAEKIHDRTEEQTMVSWNAIISGFSLHKQNEDAQRYFSQMLEMGAEPDNFTYATVLDTCANLATVGLGRQIHAQIIKHELQLDVYITSTLVDMYSKCGNMQDSYLMFKKAPKRDAVTWNAMISGYANFGLGEDALRIFENMQLENVKPNHSTFVSILRACGHIGQVEKGLHYFRTMRNDYGLHPQLEHYSCMVDIIGRSGQVHEALRLIQDMPFEADDIIWRTLLSICKLHGNVEVAEKAASSILQLDPQDSSTYVLLSNIYAEAGMWGEVSKMRKTMKHSKLKKEPGCSWIEVKDELHAFLVGDKAHPRCNEVYEKLDLLVAEMMRVGYRPEIDALLDEEMEEQELEDKLKIRQDPSFHGLGMSSPSLSFYLRVHTEDQPPNCT from the exons ATGGTAGCTCGACATAAACACATACCTCTTTTAGAAGCGCTTCTAAGATGGAGAGAAAG TGAATCACCAAAAGGTGAAAATGAGGCATCTACATTCCAAAGAAAG CCCAGCATGCGGTGGAGTGCATTTTTTGTTCAGCATGTATTCGCTTTTTCGAGTGCTGTCCGCAAGAAGGACTTGCAG AGAAACTTTGGTCTGGGCTTGAAATCTCTTTACCAACAAACACAACAACCCATTTACTCATTTTCTACTCTTGCACAGAACCAAACAACACCCACCAAGAATTTCAAAACATTCTCCCACATTTTCCAGCAATGCTCCCATGGCAGAGCTCCGAATCCAGGAAAACAAGCCCACGCTCGCATGATAGTTTCTGGGTTTGAGCCCACTGTCTTTGTTACAAATTGTTTGATCCAAATGTACGTAAAGTGTGGCGTTTTGGAATATGCAAGTAAGGTGTTTGATGGAATGCCGCAGCGGGACACGGTCTCGTGGAACACCATGATTTTTGGGTATGCTGAGAGTGGAAACATGGGGTTTGCGCAGTCTTGTTTTGATGTTATGCCCGAGAGAGATGTGGTCTCTTGGAATTCTTTGATTTCAGGGTACTTGCAGAATGGTGACTATCATAAGTCTATTGAAGTTTATGTGAATATGGGGAATGTGGGTGTGGAATTCGACTGTACTACGACTGCTATGGTTCTGAAAGCATGTTCTGTTATGGAAGAGATTGGTTTGGGGATTCAAATTCATTGTGTTTCAGTCAAGATGGGTTTTGATATTGATATGGTCACAGGAAGTGCTTTAGTAGATATGTATGGGAAGTGTAAGGAACTGGATTGCTCACTTCGGGTTTTCCGTGAATTGCCTGAAAAGAATTGGGTTTGTTGGAGCTCTGTGATTGCAGGTTCTGTTCAGAATGACCAGTTTGTCAAGGGTATAGATCTGTTTAAGGAGATGCAGAAAGCAGGAGTCGGGGTAAGCCAATCTATCTATGCTAGTGTCTTCAGGTCCTGTGCAGGATTATCTGCATATAGGTTAGGCACTCAGTTTCATGTACATGCTATAAAGACAGACTTCCTATATGATGTGATAGTTGGAACTGCCACATTGGACATGTATGCAAAATGTGGCAGTATGTCTGATGCTAGAAAGATATTCAACTTGATGCCAAATCGTAGTTTGCAGTCATATAATGCAACTATTGTTGGCTATGCTCGAAATGAGCATGGTTTTGAAGCTCTTGAGTTATTTCTGCTTTTGCTGAAGTCTGGTCTTGGTTTTGATGAGATAACATTATCTGGTGCACTCAGTGCTTGTGCAGTGATCAAGGGGCATTTGGAGGGGCTTCAACTGCAAGCATTAGTGGTTAAGAGTAGCTTGAGATCAAATATATGTGTAGCAAATGCCATTTTGGACATGTATGGTAAATGTGGAGATCTGTTTGGGGCCTCTCGCGTGTTTGATGAGATGGTAAGTAGAGATGCTGTGTCTTGGAATGCAATTATTGCAGCTCATGGAcagaatgaaaatgaaaaggagaCACTTTCATTCTTCGTTTCCATGCTCCGCTCAAGGATGGAGCCGGATGAGTTCACCTTTGGCAGTGTTCTAAAAGTGTGTGCGGCTCAACATTCTTTAAATTATGGGATGGAAATCCATAGCAGAATTTTTAAATCTGGAATGGGCATGAACTTGTTTATTGGAGGTGCCCTTGTCGATATGTACTGCAAGTGCGGAATGATGGAAGAGGCAGAAAAGATACATGACAGAACAGAAGAACAAACCATGGTTTCATGGAATGCAATCATATCTGGTTTCTCACTACATAAGCAAAATGAGGATGCACAGAGATATTTCTCTCAGATGTTGGAAATGGGTGCAGAACCTGATAACTTCACATACGCAACGGTTCTTGATACCTGTGCTAATTTGGCTACTGTTGGACTTGGGAGGCAGATCCATGCTCAGATTATCAAGCATGAATTGCAATTAGATGTATACATAACCAGCACTCTTGTCGATATGTACTCAAAGTGTGGCAACATGCAAGATTCTTATCTAATGTTCAAAAAGGCACCTAAGCGAGATGCTGTTACATGGAATGCCATGATTTCTGGGTATGCAAACTTCGGCCTTGGAGAAGATGCCCTTAGAATTTTTGAGAACATGCAGCTTGAGAATGTTAAGCCAAACCACTCCACTTTTGTTTCAATACTCCGAGCCTGTGGACATATAGGACAAGTTGAAAAGGGTTTGCATTATTTCCGCACAATGCGTAATGACTATGGTTTACACCCTCAATTGGAGCATTACTCATGTATGGTGGATATCATAGGGAGGTCAGGTCAAGTTCATGAGGCCCTGAGGCTTATTCAAGATATGCCTTTCGAAGCTGACGACATTATATGGAGGACGCTGCTTAGCATTTGCAAGCTCCATGGAAATGTAGAAGTGGCTGAAAAAGCAGCCAGCTCTATTTTGCAACTGGATCCTCAAGATTCTTCTACCTATGTTCTACtatcaaatatatatgctGAAGCTGGAATGTGGGGTGAGGTCTCGAAGATGAGGAAAACAATGAAGCATagcaaattgaagaaagaGCCTGGTTGCAGCTGGATTGAGGTGAAAGATGAGTTACATGCATTCCTGGTTGGGGACAAGGCTCATCCAAGATGTAACGAGGTGTATGAGAAGCTCGATTTGCTAGTTGCTGAGATGATGAGAGTTGGATATAGGCCGGAAATTGATGCCCTGCTTGATGAGGAGATGGAAGAACAGGAGCTTGAAGATAAGCTCAAAATTA GACAAGACCCATCGTTTCATGGCCTTGGAATGTCTTCACCGAGTTTGAGCTTTTACTTGAGAGTCCACACAGAGGATCAGCCACCTAATTGTACATGA
- the LOC18782569 gene encoding pentatricopeptide repeat-containing protein At3g02330 isoform X3, whose translation MVARHKHIPLLEALLRWRESESPKGENEASTFQRKPSMRWSAFFVQHVFAFSSAVRKKDLQNQTTPTKNFKTFSHIFQQCSHGRAPNPGKQAHARMIVSGFEPTVFVTNCLIQMYVKCGVLEYASKVFDGMPQRDTVSWNTMIFGYAESGNMGFAQSCFDVMPERDVVSWNSLISGYLQNGDYHKSIEVYVNMGNVGVEFDCTTTAMVLKACSVMEEIGLGIQIHCVSVKMGFDIDMVTGSALVDMYGKCKELDCSLRVFRELPEKNWVCWSSVIAGSVQNDQFVKGIDLFKEMQKAGVGVSQSIYASVFRSCAGLSAYRLGTQFHVHAIKTDFLYDVIVGTATLDMYAKCGSMSDARKIFNLMPNRSLQSYNATIVGYARNEHGFEALELFLLLLKSGLGFDEITLSGALSACAVIKGHLEGLQLQALVVKSSLRSNICVANAILDMYGKCGDLFGASRVFDEMVSRDAVSWNAIIAAHGQNENEKETLSFFVSMLRSRMEPDEFTFGSVLKVCAAQHSLNYGMEIHSRIFKSGMGMNLFIGGALVDMYCKCGMMEEAEKIHDRTEEQTMVSWNAIISGFSLHKQNEDAQRYFSQMLEMGAEPDNFTYATVLDTCANLATVGLGRQIHAQIIKHELQLDVYITSTLVDMYSKCGNMQDSYLMFKKAPKRDAVTWNAMISGYANFGLGEDALRIFENMQLENVKPNHSTFVSILRACGHIGQVEKGLHYFRTMRNDYGLHPQLEHYSCMVDIIGRSGQVHEALRLIQDMPFEADDIIWRTLLSICKLHGNVEVAEKAASSILQLDPQDSSTYVLLSNIYAEAGMWGEVSKMRKTMKHSKLKKEPGCSWIEVKDELHAFLVGDKAHPRCNEVYEKLDLLVAEMMRVGYRPEIDALLDEEMEEQELEDKLKIRQDPSFHGLGMSSPSLSFYLRVHTEDQPPNCT comes from the exons ATGGTAGCTCGACATAAACACATACCTCTTTTAGAAGCGCTTCTAAGATGGAGAGAAAG TGAATCACCAAAAGGTGAAAATGAGGCATCTACATTCCAAAGAAAG CCCAGCATGCGGTGGAGTGCATTTTTTGTTCAGCATGTATTCGCTTTTTCGAGTGCTGTCCGCAAGAAGGACTTGCAG AACCAAACAACACCCACCAAGAATTTCAAAACATTCTCCCACATTTTCCAGCAATGCTCCCATGGCAGAGCTCCGAATCCAGGAAAACAAGCCCACGCTCGCATGATAGTTTCTGGGTTTGAGCCCACTGTCTTTGTTACAAATTGTTTGATCCAAATGTACGTAAAGTGTGGCGTTTTGGAATATGCAAGTAAGGTGTTTGATGGAATGCCGCAGCGGGACACGGTCTCGTGGAACACCATGATTTTTGGGTATGCTGAGAGTGGAAACATGGGGTTTGCGCAGTCTTGTTTTGATGTTATGCCCGAGAGAGATGTGGTCTCTTGGAATTCTTTGATTTCAGGGTACTTGCAGAATGGTGACTATCATAAGTCTATTGAAGTTTATGTGAATATGGGGAATGTGGGTGTGGAATTCGACTGTACTACGACTGCTATGGTTCTGAAAGCATGTTCTGTTATGGAAGAGATTGGTTTGGGGATTCAAATTCATTGTGTTTCAGTCAAGATGGGTTTTGATATTGATATGGTCACAGGAAGTGCTTTAGTAGATATGTATGGGAAGTGTAAGGAACTGGATTGCTCACTTCGGGTTTTCCGTGAATTGCCTGAAAAGAATTGGGTTTGTTGGAGCTCTGTGATTGCAGGTTCTGTTCAGAATGACCAGTTTGTCAAGGGTATAGATCTGTTTAAGGAGATGCAGAAAGCAGGAGTCGGGGTAAGCCAATCTATCTATGCTAGTGTCTTCAGGTCCTGTGCAGGATTATCTGCATATAGGTTAGGCACTCAGTTTCATGTACATGCTATAAAGACAGACTTCCTATATGATGTGATAGTTGGAACTGCCACATTGGACATGTATGCAAAATGTGGCAGTATGTCTGATGCTAGAAAGATATTCAACTTGATGCCAAATCGTAGTTTGCAGTCATATAATGCAACTATTGTTGGCTATGCTCGAAATGAGCATGGTTTTGAAGCTCTTGAGTTATTTCTGCTTTTGCTGAAGTCTGGTCTTGGTTTTGATGAGATAACATTATCTGGTGCACTCAGTGCTTGTGCAGTGATCAAGGGGCATTTGGAGGGGCTTCAACTGCAAGCATTAGTGGTTAAGAGTAGCTTGAGATCAAATATATGTGTAGCAAATGCCATTTTGGACATGTATGGTAAATGTGGAGATCTGTTTGGGGCCTCTCGCGTGTTTGATGAGATGGTAAGTAGAGATGCTGTGTCTTGGAATGCAATTATTGCAGCTCATGGAcagaatgaaaatgaaaaggagaCACTTTCATTCTTCGTTTCCATGCTCCGCTCAAGGATGGAGCCGGATGAGTTCACCTTTGGCAGTGTTCTAAAAGTGTGTGCGGCTCAACATTCTTTAAATTATGGGATGGAAATCCATAGCAGAATTTTTAAATCTGGAATGGGCATGAACTTGTTTATTGGAGGTGCCCTTGTCGATATGTACTGCAAGTGCGGAATGATGGAAGAGGCAGAAAAGATACATGACAGAACAGAAGAACAAACCATGGTTTCATGGAATGCAATCATATCTGGTTTCTCACTACATAAGCAAAATGAGGATGCACAGAGATATTTCTCTCAGATGTTGGAAATGGGTGCAGAACCTGATAACTTCACATACGCAACGGTTCTTGATACCTGTGCTAATTTGGCTACTGTTGGACTTGGGAGGCAGATCCATGCTCAGATTATCAAGCATGAATTGCAATTAGATGTATACATAACCAGCACTCTTGTCGATATGTACTCAAAGTGTGGCAACATGCAAGATTCTTATCTAATGTTCAAAAAGGCACCTAAGCGAGATGCTGTTACATGGAATGCCATGATTTCTGGGTATGCAAACTTCGGCCTTGGAGAAGATGCCCTTAGAATTTTTGAGAACATGCAGCTTGAGAATGTTAAGCCAAACCACTCCACTTTTGTTTCAATACTCCGAGCCTGTGGACATATAGGACAAGTTGAAAAGGGTTTGCATTATTTCCGCACAATGCGTAATGACTATGGTTTACACCCTCAATTGGAGCATTACTCATGTATGGTGGATATCATAGGGAGGTCAGGTCAAGTTCATGAGGCCCTGAGGCTTATTCAAGATATGCCTTTCGAAGCTGACGACATTATATGGAGGACGCTGCTTAGCATTTGCAAGCTCCATGGAAATGTAGAAGTGGCTGAAAAAGCAGCCAGCTCTATTTTGCAACTGGATCCTCAAGATTCTTCTACCTATGTTCTACtatcaaatatatatgctGAAGCTGGAATGTGGGGTGAGGTCTCGAAGATGAGGAAAACAATGAAGCATagcaaattgaagaaagaGCCTGGTTGCAGCTGGATTGAGGTGAAAGATGAGTTACATGCATTCCTGGTTGGGGACAAGGCTCATCCAAGATGTAACGAGGTGTATGAGAAGCTCGATTTGCTAGTTGCTGAGATGATGAGAGTTGGATATAGGCCGGAAATTGATGCCCTGCTTGATGAGGAGATGGAAGAACAGGAGCTTGAAGATAAGCTCAAAATTA GACAAGACCCATCGTTTCATGGCCTTGGAATGTCTTCACCGAGTTTGAGCTTTTACTTGAGAGTCCACACAGAGGATCAGCCACCTAATTGTACATGA